One genomic window of Osmia bicornis bicornis chromosome 5, iOsmBic2.1, whole genome shotgun sequence includes the following:
- the LOC114880830 gene encoding ataxin-3-like, with amino-acid sequence MDTIFHEKQEGFLCAQHCLNALLQGPYFNAVDLANFGHQMDEEERIRMAESGVDSEDYKLFLEQPSGNMDDSGYFSVQVISSALKVWGLELIPYNSTEPAAIMAQNDPIQMKAYICNYKGHWFTIRKIGKQWFNLNSVLSGPELISDTYLSMYLAQLLQEGYSIFIVIGTLPQCPADDILMRNPIEPVSKGQSSLKPEVKGLANYTMSNTFARRLSSKEKTTTSKSQEKIISIKVEKGEEEEDDENAELQRALQLSFEENKKNDIDKYLKLSLDFHDYNKKACANDDTEEDDDLRRALQLSLECATAPPTPESEDVHWRQLNHFGTYSRTSSGETSQKLNI; translated from the exons ATGGATACCATATTTCACGAAAAG CAAGAAGGCTTTTTGTGCGCACAACATTGTTTAAATGCTCTTTTACAAGGACCGTATTTCAATGCAGTAGACCTTGCCAATTTTGGCCACCAAATGGATGAGGAGGAAAGGATAAGAATGGCAGAGTCTGGAGTTGACAGTGAAGATTACAAACTTTTTTTAGAG CAACCATCAGGAAACATGGACGACAGTGGATACTTCTCTGTTCAAGTTATTAGCAGTGCATTAAAAGTTTGGGGATTAGAACTAATTCCATATAATAGTACAGAACCAGCAGCTATAATGGCACAAAATGATCCTAT ACAGATGAAAGcatatatttgtaattataaaggTCATTGGTTTACTATAAGGAAAATTGGAAAGCAGTggtttaatttaaattcagTATTAAGCGGGCCAGAACTTATATCAGATACTTACCTTTCAATGTATTTAGCCCAATTATTACAAGAAG gttattctatttttattgttattggAACGCTTCCTCAATGTCCTGCAGATGACATTCTTATGAGAAATCCAATAGAACCTGTATCAAAAGGACAATCATCGTTAAAACCAGAAGTAAAAG GTTTAGCTAATTACACAATGTCAAATACATTTGCCAGAAGATTGTCAAGTAAGGAGAAAACAACGACAAGTAAGTCGCAAGAAAAGATAATTTCTATAAAAGTTGAAAaaggcgaagaagaagaagacgatgAAAATGCAGAACTGCAAAGAGCGCTTCAATTAAgttttgaagaaaataaaaagaatgataTTGATAAGTACCTGAAACTGAGTTTGGATTTTcatgattataataaaaaagcgTGTGCAAACGATGATACAGAGGAAGATGATGATTTGAGAAGAGCTCTTCAATTAAGTTTAGAATGTGCTACTGCTCCGCCAACACCAGAATCTGAAGATGTGCATTGGCGTCAACTAAATCATTTTGGTACATACTCAAGGACATCAAGTGGAGAGACTTCTCAAAAactgaatatttaa